The nucleotide sequence TTCCAACGCATCGGGTTATTATTTATTCCTTTATAAGCGCCTGGTATTTTCTTCATTAACCATTTTTCATCCTTATTCTCAACACTACTGTGGTATAATACTCTACTGCCGATTTCTAAATTTTCATTTAATAACCGGCCGCCAATATTCAGATTAAGAGAATAACGCGGTGGAATAGCTGTCCTTAAAAAACCACCGGGGAAACCACCATCAATACATTCAGGGACACCAAACTGGTTTCTTGGATCTAACATCAGCGATGCGGTTTTATCGCAAACTTTATTCTTAAGATTATAAGATAGGCCAAAATGGGTAAAGAAACTACCGTTATCATAACGCCCCTGTAGTTCTAAACCGGATAATTTCTGTTTATCTAGCTGAGTAAATACAAAGTTACTGTCACGGTCAAAGATATTTTCTATAACTGTATTATAATAAGCGAATTTAATGTCTGCATTACGCTCTGCACCTAATAACTGACTTAAATCATGCACATAACCCACCTCAACGGTTTTACTACGTTCAGGTTTAGAGGCACGTGTAGGTTTATCAATGAGACCAGAGGAGAAACCGACAGTATCTTCAAAAATACTCGGCATACGTACCGCTTCGGCATAACGGGTATAGATACGTGCATTATCAGAAATATAAGCTGTTGCGGAAAATACCGGAGCCCAAGCATGATCCTTACGTTTAGGTTGTTTAGACCAACGCTCTTGTTCGCTTTTTTCTCTATAAACACCACCATCACTGTTACTCAATATCTCTCCAGAATCATCAACATAACGGCTATTCTGTTGAGCAGTACTGTATTCATATTTATACACTTCTTTATTCGTCACAGGATCAATAACGCGCTCATTCATATCAAGTTCCCCATTGAAATAAGGGTTATCTTGTTTATATAACTTACCATCGTCATGATATTTCCAAAGCACATCTACCGGTGCCATAGGGCGAAGAATTGAATCCCGTTCTTCTGATTCTGTGATCTTCTTTTCTTCATATTCGAGAAATTCATCTAAATCATCGAAACAATCATCAGCGCAATTGCTATATTTTTTATACAATACAGCTTCCTGATCAGTAAGTGTTCTCATATATTGCAGTCCCTTACCAACCACTTTCTTATCCTGACTATAGCGAAGATCATGAGCAGCTAAACGTTCATTTAAAAAATCATCTTTAGACCAATAACTGACTCGTTTAGCTCCGGCACTTAATGCCAACCATGAAGTAGGACGCCAGTCAAAATTAAAAGCAATATTATTCTCCTGACGGCGCCCTTTTCTTGGTAGCGAACGAAAACTAGAAAAACTTTTTGCTTCATAATCATCATGAGAACCTAAACGTTCCCGTTGTAGATTAGCTGACAATGTTAAATCCAGATCCGGGGTCAACGCAAAAGCATTAGAAAGATCAACACCCCAACGGTTATTATGAGCATTGGTAGAAGCAGTATCTACCAGACGACCATCAATATTCGGATCTCTTTGCTTATTATTCACATCCCATACTTCATCTCGTTCTCGCGGTTCACGTGGATATCCCCCGGCAGTATTAGTATCGCTGATAGTACGGGTAATCCAAAATTTCATATCAAAATCAACCCACTTATTTCCATCAGGTTTCCACTTATAATCCAGATTAAATGCCTGCTGATGTACATTCGCCAACGGCCACTGCGATACAACATTATCTTTAGCACGAACCCAACCAATCCGCGAAGGCATAATCTCCCCGTAAATCGTTTTAGTGTCGCGGATACCAAGCCCAATCGTCTGTTGGTTAGCCAAGTACCAAGTATTTTTAACTAACCAAGATTCCATTTCACTGGAGGTATTAGGTACCTCATTGCCAGGGCGATATATACGTGCGACAAAAGGCAAATAAGGATCATACGACCGGGTACCACCATCAAGGATCTCTATATCCTTTTTACTGATGGGATCATCATAGCGATGAGCACCACCCTTGCCAGCAAAATAGTTTCCTTTACTGCGGTAACTATAAGCTGCCATTAAATCAAAGAGCTCTTGGCGAGTACCGATTGCCAAACGTATTGCATTATCTTTCAGACCCAATAATTTATTATCTTTTGAGGTTTTCGGCGTAATTTCTAGCGCAGGATCAACATAATTAAACCCCTTAGTAAAACCAGGAATATCTCGATAATCTTGTCCCCATGTCAAACTCGGTACACGTTCTTTAACCGCATTACTACTGGTTTCCAATTTCAAATTAATACCAAATCGTTCATCTATTGGTACCACATCATCGATACCCAAAGTTTTTATCATAATGGCCCCACCGATTGAGCCTTTTACCCCACGCGTCAGTGACGGACCTTTTTCTATTTCAATACTGCTGATCAAGTTAGGATCAATATAATTACGATTATTCGCACCATTATAACCACGCCAGGTGGTAATTGCCTGCTCAGTACCATCAATGGTAACAGGCACCCGTCCCTGCCCCTGAATACCTCGAATATTAGGATCTAATGCACCACTGTTTCTCGAATCACCACTAAATACGCCAACTGCACTTTTTAAAACATCCGCTGGTGAAGCGCCTTTATAGCGTTCTACCAAATCCTTACCCAAATAAATATTGGTAATATCTTTATCATAAACCGCATCATAACCTGCCTCAT is from Photorhabdus laumondii subsp. laumondii and encodes:
- a CDS encoding TonB-dependent receptor domain-containing protein, producing the protein MTGIFQSPLWQIMIMYKLNNKYSKITFMLALAYSMMPYRVDAETSIASAQPSKQSTENKADLGKINVSATSEKDEAGYDAVYDKDITNIYLGKDLVERYKGASPADVLKSAVGVFSGDSRNSGALDPNIRGIQGQGRVPVTIDGTEQAITTWRGYNGANNRNYIDPNLISSIEIEKGPSLTRGVKGSIGGAIMIKTLGIDDVVPIDERFGINLKLETSSNAVKERVPSLTWGQDYRDIPGFTKGFNYVDPALEITPKTSKDNKLLGLKDNAIRLAIGTRQELFDLMAAYSYRSKGNYFAGKGGAHRYDDPISKKDIEILDGGTRSYDPYLPFVARIYRPGNEVPNTSSEMESWLVKNTWYLANQQTIGLGIRDTKTIYGEIMPSRIGWVRAKDNVVSQWPLANVHQQAFNLDYKWKPDGNKWVDFDMKFWITRTISDTNTAGGYPREPRERDEVWDVNNKQRDPNIDGRLVDTASTNAHNNRWGVDLSNAFALTPDLDLTLSANLQRERLGSHDDYEAKSFSSFRSLPRKGRRQENNIAFNFDWRPTSWLALSAGAKRVSYWSKDDFLNERLAAHDLRYSQDKKVVGKGLQYMRTLTDQEAVLYKKYSNCADDCFDDLDEFLEYEEKKITESEERDSILRPMAPVDVLWKYHDDGKLYKQDNPYFNGELDMNERVIDPVTNKEVYKYEYSTAQQNSRYVDDSGEILSNSDGGVYREKSEQERWSKQPKRKDHAWAPVFSATAYISDNARIYTRYAEAVRMPSIFEDTVGFSSGLIDKPTRASKPERSKTVEVGYVHDLSQLLGAERNADIKFAYYNTVIENIFDRDSNFVFTQLDKQKLSGLELQGRYDNGSFFTHFGLSYNLKNKVCDKTASLMLDPRNQFGVPECIDGGFPGGFLRTAIPPRYSLNLNIGGRLLNENLEIGSRVLYHSSVENKDEKWLMKKIPGAYKGINNNPMRWNSVMTVDAYINYQVTPDVIIELSGTNLTDRYYLDPLTRSMMPAPGRTFKLSVTSRF